The genomic region GAATCAATATTCCCATATGTTTTTATCTAATTGTATGATTGATAATATTTTTTATAAAGAGTATATAGCTATTGTTCAAGATAATATGAAAGATACTAAGGGAATCATTGAGAAAAATATTTTTAGACCTTCTGAAGATTCTGTAAAAAGGACTGTGCATGATAGTTATGGTAAATTTGCTAGAACTATATATGAAGTTGTGAAAAGATTTGATAGTTGTGATTTAGTAAGAGTTAAGATAGAGACAGGTAGGACCCATCAAATACGTGTACATATGAGTTATCTTGGCAATCCAATTGTAGGAGATAAAATGTATGGGAGTTGTGTTTCAAGTGTATCTAGATATTTGTTGCATGCATATAAAATTAAATTTCCTCATCCATATACTAATGATATCATGGAGTTTAAAGTTGATATTCCAAGTGATATGATGGATTATATAAAAAAACCAAAATAATCTTAATGATTAGATTATTTTGGTTTTTTATTTTGATGAGATACTTATCTTTTTGATTTTACTAAAACCATAGTTAAATAGATTGATTATATCTTGAAGATATTCATCCTTGCTTGAAGCTTTTAGTGCTACAGCTATTAAATCCACATTATTATTCCTTGCAGATGCAGCAAATGTATATTGAGCAGGTGTCGTGAACCCTGTTTTTCCTAATAATGCGTGTTCATAATAATATTTTCCGTTTTTTAAGATCAATTGATTTTGATTATATATGTTAAAGGAATCTCCACTTGTTCCAAGTATATCATGTGATTTTGATGTTGATATTTCTATAAATTTTTTGTTTTTGATAGCGTAAG from Candidatus Arthromitus sp. SFB-mouse-Japan harbors:
- a CDS encoding RluA family pseudouridine synthase, whose amino-acid sequence is MDFLEYEILDEVDGLKIRDYLKYDKKLSSRFIKQSAIEKRIFVNNLSVKLNYYLKKGDKIKIKIHRKNETQSIVPIQVDFEIVYEDSFILIVNKPKDLVVYPSKSHDVSLSNGIMYYFKTNNIDSIVRPVNRLDMNTTGLLVIAKNQYSHMFLSNCMIDNIFYKEYIAIVQDNMKDTKGIIEKNIFRPSEDSVKRTVHDSYGKFARTIYEVVKRFDSCDLVRVKIETGRTHQIRVHMSYLGNPIVGDKMYGSCVSSVSRYLLHAYKIKFPHPYTNDIMEFKVDIPSDMMDYIKKPK